Part of the Citrus sinensis cultivar Valencia sweet orange chromosome 2, DVS_A1.0, whole genome shotgun sequence genome, atcattattctttCCCTGTTTTCAACTCAGTTTGTTCCTATTCTTTTGCCTTTGAGTAGTGAAGTTTTTGGTAGGTGGGTATGGGGAAATTGACAAGAATAAGAAAGAACATTTTGgagttttatgtttttaaatgGACTTTCATATGgtggaaagagaaagaaaaccCACCAACATCACCACTTTCTCTCTGTATCTTTCAGGCCTAGATAGTATGTTCCATCAATTTCTCCCATTAAAAGTTCTATACTTAATTAACGGAATCAATATAGTTTAACATTACCAGCCAACTCAATTTCACATGTTCTTATTCTAACATTTGATGGAGAACTTGCCTAatcatgataataattatgtaGATAAGCTATTAAATAGTACATtctattctattttatttacaaaaaaatatatatatattgaatagaGCAAGTGTATAGTTTTTATGCTCGGTATTCATATCAGTGAACATGTGTGAAGCCACtaaccatttttattttcttgtgcAACAAACAATCGTAAGCATACACCTGGTAGCAACATGTCCTCTACGAAATAATCCAAGAAAATCCTCAAATTCAGCTtctaatgaatattaaaaccAGAACAAGTCAAGGCAAGCTCTTGCCGTGCTGTGATAACTTGTACTTTTCTGGATGTTGTGATTCATCTTCAACAGCTTGCACCCAACAACATTACCAATTTTAGTCAACCCCGGCGTGAACTATTGCCTTTGACCCTTTGGGGCAATTTATAGCCATTGCCAAATAACTGTTTTTTCCCGTGAGCATTGGcatttacaagaaaataacCTTGTATATTTAACAAGGGTTTCATTTCTTTAGATTTTTCATAGCAGGGCAAACATCGGATCAATTTAAAGACATGCGCACAAACAAGCTAATTTATCTAGCCGACGTTGCATATAATTCAACCCTCAGTTCTGCCTGACTCATATATGCATGGAAGTTTAACAATGTCACATGGCtgttaaatgataattttgttgGCTTACATTGCATTTATTGTGATTCACAGATTTACAAAGAACTGTGTTTGACAGGAAAAAACGACATATAAACTCTAGCAGCCATTAGATGATTATCTTCCTCAACATTGTGTTAAAAAGGACCTGGGAACTTTGGTCACATTCAAAGACAAGTAAACAGAACCCACAGGGTAAATTGCAGAATTGTGTTTTCTGTAACTCATTGGATTTGGATGAAGGATGATCcaaaaattaaccaaagagCATTATGGGAAAGATAAAGCAGCTAGGATTTGGTTGGTGGCTGatccaaaaattataaagtaacAGGAAGGCAGCTTATTTGTTACTCATGTACAAGATCAAATTCCACAAGCAATTACATggtaaaaattttgtatattttattgaaaagtaTTGgtaattggaaaaataaagaatgacCGTTTCATGCCGTATATAACCGCAGTATGATCTTTTTGGCGTTATATATTGTGCACCTTAAGGATTGGTACCAGGAACAGCTGAGAGGGGAACAATTAAAGCTGCACAGTCAAAACctgaggagaaaaaaaaaaaaaacaagcatGGTCAAATTCCCACGTCTATATGATTTACAGATACTATCTCTAATTCTATAGCATACAAATTTGGGTGTAAATCAGTCAAAAGCATTTCCACATAGCTATTGCATGATGCACATACAGGGTATATGATTATAGAAATCAAATCACTCTGTTGTAGTAACAGTGGGTCCCACTGAAGaccaaattacaaaattcaaactcaGTAAGTTTTGCAACTTAACATGTCAAACAACCAgtaattcataaaaaatgatCAGAAGAAGTTGAAGAGAAGTTTGATCCATGGCCAAAGTAAAAAGAGCAAAGcaacaaataattaactaatagCATATGTTTTCACAACAAGGGTTCAGCTATATGCAAGTATATTTCTATATTTACCCAATAAGGCAATAACCAAGCATTTTCTCTTTTACCTGAATATTACTGGCTTCAGATAGTATGCCAAAAACTTCTCTATACTGTCATTTCTATGCAACCCAGCTTCAGGCTTGGGAAAGTCAAGGATAACTTTTTCTGGTGcaatatgaaacaaaaatagtCATCAGAAATTAAGCTGACAAGATACCAGATATGGAAATGCAGCAGTATTTTAATCAgtaacaaaagttaataacaTCATCTGCTCACCATTTATCAGATAACATCACAAGGTAATGACAGCTCCAAAATCTATATACACCTTGCCCCCAGAAAATTTTACATCCAGGTCAGAGTATCAGCAAGGTTTATTTTACAGGTATACCCTTACTCTTTAGGAAACAATGCATTTTGTCTGTCCTGATGATATTGAAGGAAAGCTCTCGTTAACTCGCTTAACAAGATGATCAGTGTCAATTGATTTGTCAACTTTGGAAAGTTCATTGGCCAAGATAACGTATGTCTGTAGATTGATACAGCAATTTCTAGATTCCATTATGTGCAAAAACTTCAAGCAAAGATCTGGCAGCCCTTTCGTCACTAACCCATCAACCAAAACTGTCCACACAATCTCATCAGTATTCCATTGCTTATCAAGCATGCTCTCAAAAAAATGCTGAGCTTCTTGCGTGCGAGATGCTCTGCAGAGAGCAGAGATAAGTGCTGCATAAATTGACAAGTGAGGCTCTAGACCACTGATTCCCATCAAGTTAAAAATTTCCAGAGCAGAGTCTACCTCTAAATTTCTACAATGAGCAACTAAAAGAGAGTAATAGATCGCTCTGTCAGGACAGAagcctttttctttcataatttctaCCAATTGATCTGCCTCGTAAGATCTGCCTTCCCTACAGAGGCCACAAATTAAAGTACTATATGTATCAACTGTAGGTTCACATCCATACTCTGGCAATCTAGATAAAAGATTACACATCAATTCAAGATTACCAACTTTCCCGTATGAGCTGCAACCATAAACAACATCATTCTGGGCCACAACTTTTTCAGTGAGAATTTGGGATTCTTTTTGCAACCCCTTCAACAACACACCATATGTTCTGTAGTTGGGTTTGCACCCCATGCCAACCATCTCCTGAAGAAGCAAGAATGCATGATCCAGCCTACCAAGCGTAACAAAACCATCCATTAGTGAGGTAAATGTAACCTGATCAGGGGCCAATCCttttttctccatttcttCAAGTAATTTCTTTGCATCATAAGCCTTGCCCTCTTGACATAAGCCATGAATAAGAGAACTATAGGTGTGTAGATTTGGCAAGCAATTCTTTCTCTCCATTTCATGGAAAATCTTAAATGCAAGATTGGTACCACCATTCTTACAAAGCCCATCAATCAAAGACGTATAGGTAATGACATTTGGCAGTAATCCTTGTTCTGCCATCTTCCCACATAATTTCTCAGCTTCCAGTAGCCGGTTATCTTTGGACAAACCATTTATTATGGCATTGTAAGTTTCAATTTTGGGCCGGCAATTGTTCTGCTCCATCTTTTCAAATAAGGACAAGGCAACATCAATCTTCCCCTCCTTAAAATAACCATCAATCATAGCAGTATAGTTTACTTGATTTGGACTTAAACCCCGTTCCACCATCTCACTGAAGAGTCTCGAGGCTGAATCCAGCTTATCACCCTTGCAAAACCCTGAAATCAGTTCAGAATAAGTCCACTCATCTGGTGCACATCCACTCTCCTTCATTATATCCAATAATCTCTTAGCATTGTTTAGATTCCCCATTTTGAGGTATCCACCAATGAGAGTATTATATGTAATCACAGTAGGAGGGGGCCCAGCTTTAGTCATTTTATTGAAAAGGACCATAGCCTTGTCCATGTCACCTACCGAGCAGAGTCCcttcaaaatttcattatatgtTTTCACATTTGGCTTACCATGCACCTCAATCCAAGAAAAGATCTTCAAAGCATTGTCAAATCTTCGACCCGTGCACAAAGCATTTATCAAAGCATTGTACGTAACTGTATTAGGGATTAAACCAACCTTCAGCATTTTGTGGTACAACCCAACTGCAACTTCAAGTTTCCCTGCTTTAGCCAATCCAGTAATCAATGCAGTGTATGTTTGCACATTTGGATTACAACATCTTTTTTTCATACTCCCGAAAAGCTCAATTGCCTCATTCACACGCCCAACCTCACACAGTGAAGAAATCGGAACAGTATAAGTAAAAACTGTTGGTTCAATCTCCATCTCAATCATTTCTTCAAACATGTCAAGCCCCTCATCAATTCTCCCCTCATTACATAACCCATTAATCAAATTGGAATATGTACCTGCATTAGGACTACAACCCTCCTTTACCATTCTATCTAAAACCTCAAATGCTCTATCCAAATTATGGTTCCTACAATGGCCTAAAATCAATGAAGTATACGTAAACGTGTCCGGGCACATATCATACTGATATATCTTACTGAAAATCAGCTCAGCCTCATTAATCTTCCCTTTATTACACAACATATTAATCATAGcattaaatgtcaataaacTAGGTCTAACCTCATCATACAACATCTGGCTATATACAATTTTAGCTAAATCAATCATATCAAACTTGCTCAATTGAATCAAAAGAGTGTTGAAACTATACAAAGTAAACCGAAAGCCAGCATTCCCattcaattcaatcaaaaaCTCAAATACCCTCTTCAATTCCTCCTCATTTCTACAAGCtttaatcatcaaaatcctCACGTGATCAGCAGGATCAAAGTTTCGATCATGAACAAGCCTATTCAACATCGAAACAAAACAGCCCATATCGTGTTTGTAAAAACGCCGCTTGGAAATCCAGTAAAAGAACTGCAAAACAACATCCGTATTTTGATGGGTATTGATGATATTCGAGACATGGTGAGGTCTGAGCTTGGCGCTCAAGTGATTCAGTTCAGGGTTCTTCTTCCATTGAAGATTAGACAAAATTTCACAAACTCTAGTGACCAAGTTTGGGAACTGACTTCTGGGTAAATAGTGATTGGGTCCCGAAGAAAATGtgagaaaattaaatgggGGCAATGATAAATGGAGTTGTTTGAGGCGAAATGGAGGTGTGTTTCTAAGTAGGGGCTTTAGCAACATTGCTTGTACTGATGTGCGTTCATGTGTTGCTGGTGCTGGTGCCGCCGCTGGTGCTTTAAAAATCTAGAGATTGGGGAAGTTTGGGTGATGGGGGTGAGTGGACTCGGTGAGTTGGTGAACGTGGTCATTGATCAACCATAGCCGTGGGGAAAACAAATAGTAATGCCCGTAATAGCCAAGCTGATTCGGTCATTATGTCATTGAATTGGTGACTTTTTACTTGAAACTCATTTAGGGTTACCCAGtattttttagtataatttgtttgttgtctatttaatcttatttttggataatactttttcaaaaaaattattttgaaataatactTTTCAACGTTTTGATTAGAATCCTCAGTATTAATTAGTTGTCGTGTAGGGTTTCTCTCagctataattattttaacttacaattaagtaaaataatgtATAGATGAATAATAGGATAGTAAAAAAGGAGACTCAGTTATACAACTTTGGTGAtgaataattatcaattaaaagCCTAGGGCACTTACAATGAATGACCGCGTAATTATaatcttcaagaaaaaaaaaaagtagaataaatttaaaaaaaaattgaagaaatgtgaagaaaataaaaatccctAAAATATCCAttgatacttttttttttaagtctgTTATACATAAATATTACTGACATTACATCagacattacaattaatatttacaatcatactaTATAATCGGGACCACCATCATACATTGACACACTGAAGTATATgcccaaatattttaaaccctctctaatattcgaggggtgCCTGCTCCACTCACATTCATAAGGGAGAGACTGTCTCTactcaattaattgataattgaagAAGAACTGAAATTAACCTCCATAATGCTTTTATAGAAGCTCGAACCCCTGCTCTCAACATTGTAAGTGTAAGGCTTCTCCCATTATaccaaaggcccattggtTAAAATGTCCAttgatacttttttttttttttagactgattaatcatcagattactgcattacacagatatttacaacaactgtTTATTGTAGCAGAggtattacactgatatttacaatcagatatacatgattgggacttacattattacaatgaattctatgaagtacatgcccaatACAAATAACCCCTCACAGGAGAAGATGTCCATACTCCACTTGCATTTCGCAAGGAAGAAGGATATAAAGAACATTTAGCCCCCACAATActtttgtgggggctaaaaccgctgccctcacaatgcttgtgagggcagcagcccaccaCTTCGGCCAAGGCCGAAGTGGCAAATGTCCATTGATACTAAATGCACGTAATTGGCACCAAGCGTAGCTGGTGATGTATCCTTGCTTACAAGCTACTAATAATAGATAGCCTTAGATCTCATAACACAAAAATTGGATAAGTTGGGCCATGATGAATGATATCGGTAGAgcacatcattttttttttaaataggaAATTTACCTATTTAGTcagtttaataaattattatcaaaattaattataaaataattttttttactataataGCCACTTCCACCCATTTTtgactaaattattattacacccgtttttttttttttaattaaattatcattaaacAAACTTGATTGGTTGCAGGCGATGGAAGTCATCGACCGTGTTGGTTAATTACGGACGATGGCTTGTGAGTGATTGG contains:
- the LOC102610844 gene encoding pentatricopeptide repeat-containing protein At5g65560-like produces the protein MLLKPLLRNTPPFRLKQLHLSLPPFNFLTFSSGPNHYLPRSQFPNLVTRVCEILSNLQWKKNPELNHLSAKLRPHHVSNIINTHQNTDVVLQFFYWISKRRFYKHDMGCFVSMLNRLVHDRNFDPADHVRILMIKACRNEEELKRVFEFLIELNGNAGFRFTLYSFNTLLIQLSKFDMIDLAKIVYSQMLYDEVRPSLLTFNAMINMLCNKGKINEAELIFSKIYQYDMCPDTFTYTSLILGHCRNHNLDRAFEVLDRMVKEGCSPNAGTYSNLINGLCNEGRIDEGLDMFEEMIEMEIEPTVFTYTVPISSLCEVGRVNEAIELFGSMKKRCCNPNVQTYTALITGLAKAGKLEVAVGLYHKMLKVGLIPNTVTYNALINALCTGRRFDNALKIFSWIEVHGKPNVKTYNEILKGLCSVGDMDKAMVLFNKMTKAGPPPTVITYNTLIGGYLKMGNLNNAKRLLDIMKESGCAPDEWTYSELISGFCKGDKLDSASRLFSEMVERGLSPNQVNYTAMIDGYFKEGKIDVALSLFEKMEQNNCRPKIETYNAIINGLSKDNRLLEAEKLCGKMAEQGLLPNVITYTSLIDGLCKNGGTNLAFKIFHEMERKNCLPNLHTYSSLIHGLCQEGKAYDAKKLLEEMEKKGLAPDQVTFTSLMDGFVTLGRLDHAFLLLQEMVGMGCKPNYRTYGVLLKGLQKESQILTEKVVAQNDVVYGCSSYGKVGNLELMCNLLSRLPEYGCEPTVDTYSTLICGLCREGRSYEADQLVEIMKEKGFCPDRAIYYSLLVAHCRNLEVDSALEIFNLMGISGLEPHLSIYAALISALCRASRTQEAQHFFESMLDKQWNTDEIVWTVLVDGLVTKGLPDLCLKFLHIMESRNCCINLQTYVILANELSKVDKSIDTDHLVKRVNESFPSISSGQTKCIVS